The Cervus canadensis isolate Bull #8, Minnesota chromosome X, ASM1932006v1, whole genome shotgun sequence genome contains the following window.
gctcaaactcatttccattgagtcagtgatgccatacaaccatctcattctctgtcgtccccttctccactttctccctcaatctttccttgcatcagggtcttttctaatgtgtcagctctttgcatcaggtgaccaaagtattggagcttcagcttcagtagttCAGGTTTCTTTGCTCCATATTATGTGGGCTCTTCCTgaacaagggatcgaacccatgttccctgcattggtaggtggattcttatccaccgcACCAACAGGCAAGTCCacaaatggactttttttttcttttttttaaaaaacttttaattctAGAGTAGTGTTAGATTTATATCACAAAGATAatagagagttcccatatatccGACACCTAGTTTACTGTATTCTTAACATCTTATATTTATGTGGTACATTAATTACAGCTAATAAACcaatactgatacattattaCTCAGTAAATCCATACTTATTTGGATTTCCTTAGGTTTTACCTAATATCCTTTTTGTATTCCAGCATCCTGTCTAGGACACCACATTACATTTTGTCATCTGTCTCTTTAGATTCTTCTTGCCTGTGACAGTTTCTTAGACTTGCCAgtatttttgatgaccttgaccaTTTTGAGGAGTACTGATCAGGCAGTTTGTATACTGTTCTCCTAGTTGGGATTTGTCAGTGTACTTTCTCATGTTTAGACTGGGGCTTTTGgttttgggggggcggggagactACAGAGGTAAATTACCCTTTTCATTAAATCATGTCAAAGTGAAAatgcaagtcactcagttgtgtctgactctctgcgaccccttggactatacagtccatgaaattctccaggccagaatactggagtgggtagcctttccttttccaggtgatcttcccaacccagggattgaacccaggtctcctgcattgcaggcagattctttaccagctgagccacaagggaagcccaagaatactggagtgagtagcctatcccttctccagtggatcatcccgacccaggaatcgaaccagggtgtcctgcattgcaagcggatttttttaccaactgagctatcagggaagccaaaaaagGGTATATACTATCCACATGACTTATCACTGTTGATGTTGACTGTAATCACCTGGCTGAGGTACTGTTTGCCAGgtttcttcactttatttttgttttgtttttggccacaccacatggtttgtgggatcttagttctccgaccagggatcctgcagtggaagcatggagtcctctaaccactggcccaccaggaaattcccagttTCTTCACTTTAAAGTTACTCTTTTCCGCACTGCACTTTTCCATTACTGTACTCTTTGGAAGGATGTTACAACATGTACTCCACAGTTAAGGAGTAGGAATTATGCTTCATTTTCTTGAGGGTAGAGTATCtgtataaattatttgaaattcttctgcACAGGAGATTTGTCTCATTTCCTGTACTTATTCACTCATTTATATTGGACTAATATATCTGTggactcatgaatatttattttatactttgagttGTAATCCAATACTACTTTATTGTATTGCTCAAATTGTTCTGGCTTTGACCATTGGGAGCTCTTTCCTTTGGCACCTGTGTCTCTTTGACACACTCCTATCATTGTGGGATGTTGTTTGTATTTGaccacttccttactttctgacaATACAGcatgctccaggctcatcttaTAGATTTCTTGCCATAACCCTAGAATGCCATTTTTCTAAGGAGGCCTTGTCCTTTTATTGGCAAATGGTACTAGAAATCAAGATCTGGGTGCTTGATGTGCTTGTTGCTGCTGGGGTTTCCTTGCTTCTAGGCCCTCTTAGCTGATAGAGCAaggaaatatgtgtatatactaaCCCACGTATATCCACAtgtctgtaaatatttttaggtTAACTATCTGTGTTTATCtatctggatggcatcaccaacttggacatgagtttgagcaagctttgggagttggtgatggacagggaagcctggcatgctgtagtccgtggcgtcataaagagttggacatgactgagcaactgaactgaactgatctgtatTTATGTTGAACATGGATTTATAGTGATGTTTCTAATTCTGATCCATTACCACCTGGATCATTGTAACCTTCTCTTAACCAGTCTGTAAACTCCCATTCCAACAGTGAGAAACCTGGCTCCCACTGTCTGCCATCCATTTACTTAATTCTTCAACTCTAGCATACATGCATTTCAGTATCAGAATTTTTACCTCATACCCCCATGGGAAACAACTGTATCCACTAGAGTACATGCTTATGTTTCTTTTAGTTTTACTCTTAcagatttcattcatttcctaGGTTACTTAGGTCAGCACATTTTCCCTCCACCCTCTTCAATGAGGTTGTTTCATACATTTGTAATACAGCTAGATTGTTTCATGGTGATTTTAATACAGTGTGTTAAATGTACTGATAGAGGTGAACATACAGGGGAGTATTGAGGTGGAACAActgatgaggggaggggagggatgaaaGGCATCCTAGAGGAACCACAGGTGAGGCCTGATCTTAAAGCATATCTTGAAATGTGGTTTCTGGACCAGAAGccttagcatcacctgggaactttgTAGAACTGCAAATTCTTGGGCCTCACTACAGAATCAGAAAATCTGATGTTGGGGTCctgcaatctgtgttttaacaagccctccaggagaTTGTGCAGAACATTGAGAAACAGTGTCTTAAAGAATGAGTGAGGTCAGCTTGGAGAGGAGTATAGTCCAGAAGAGGAAGGTGGTGTGAGCCTAAGCTTTAGAGGACAAAGTAGTATGATGGGCACAAGgggttaaaagaaaatgtttgagaCAGGAAGTGGCAGAAGTTAAGGCAGAGAGATCAGCAGTTCCTGGCTGTATCAGTCAGGGCCTGGAATGCCAGGCTACAGAGCTTAAACTTCAGTCTTAGGCCATAGGAAGCCACtgaagattttgttgttgttgttaacagATTTGTTGAGATACCATTCCATTCTTATATCATAAAAGCGTACAGTTTGATAATTTTTTGtatgttcacagagttgtgcacCCCATCACCACAGttagttttagaacattttcatcacccttaAAAGAAATTCCTTACCTTTCAGCCATCATACCCTCTCCAGTTCATGAATGCCCCAGAtgccagcccctggcaaccactaatctactttctctgtgaatttgcctaacctggacatttcatataaatagaatcataaaacatatgcccttttgtgactggcatttttatgtatagttgatgtacaatattatgtaagttacaggtgtatGATGGTTAGTCACAATTTTTAGagcttatactccatttatagttattataaaatattggatatatttcctgtgttgtacaatatacccttgtagcttattttatacctgatAGTTAGTACCTTTTAATCCCTTATCCCTATGTTGCCCGCCACCACCCCCATTCCTCTCCCCaatggtaaccactaatttgttctctgtgtcagTGAGTGACTGGCTTATTATTTCATGTAGCAAAATGTTTTTAAGACTCATTCATGCtgtagcattatttcattcctttttatggctgcataatattctattgtatgggtGTATCGCCTTTTTATCTGGTATATCAtcatttgatggacatttgtgttattTCCACTTTTGGTTTAGTGAATAatataatactgctgtgaacattcatgtgcaagATTTTCTGTGaccaaatgttttcatttctaccTGGGAGTAGAATTCCTAAATTACATGTTAACTCTATGTGCAACTTTTTAAGGAACTGATGGACTAATTTCTGAAGCATCTactccattttacattcctaccaacagtgttaTAGAGTTTCaatttttccactttttcatgTTGCTGTCAACACttggtattttctctttttgattctAGTCATCCTAATGGGCATGGAGTGttactgtggttttggtttgcattttccctgatgactaataatgttgagcatctttttatgtggttgtaagctatttgtatatcttctttggagaaatagttagatactttgcccattttaattgggttacttgtctttttttttttttttttggcgggatcttagttccctgaacagggattgaacccagggctgtggcagtgaaagtgttgagtcctaaccactggaccaccagggaagtccctctttgtcttttaattattgagttgtaagagttccttatatattctagGTACAAATCCTTTATCAGGTACAAGATTTGCAAGTATTCTCTCTCATTCcttgggttgtcttttcactttcttcgtggtatcctttgaagcacaaatgtttttagcttttatgaagcccaatttattttttactttggttGCACATGTGTTTGGCATCATATCTGAGAAaccattgccaaatccaaggtcatgacAGAGTTACACCTATTACACCTaactttcttctaagagttttgtgaTTTTAGCAcctatatttaggtctttgattcattttgaattaatttttctgtatgttgTGAGGTAGGGaaccaatttcattcttttgcacatgaATATTTAGTTGAAACGACTACTCTTTCCTCAGTGAATTGTTGTGGCACCCTTTCAAAATCTATCAACTGTAAACCACTGAAGACTTTTAAGCAAAGGACTGataatttcttttatgttttaagaCAATATCTCTGGCTCCTGTGCAGAGAATATGTTGGAGGGGCCAAGAGTGGACATAGGGAAACCAGTGAGTAGGAAGTTGCAGTTATCCAATCCGGAGATGATGGTGACTTGGACCACAGTAGTGGTAGAGATGAGAGAGCAAGACACAGGTTATTTTTGGGAAATAAAGTTAGGAGGGCTTGGGGGACTGTTGGCTAAGGGATGAGGTGGTTAGAGAGAAAAGTCAAGGATCATTCATTTGTGTTGGAGTCAAGGATGATCCTTAGATTTTTAGCTTGTATGGCTGAGTGGATGTTACTGTCATTTATTACCATACAAACAGAGAAGCATGCCTTAAGAGGGTAAATAATAAGTTTAATTTGGAATTAATTGAATTGGAGATGCCTGTGAAACTTTCAAGTGGAGATGTACAGAAAGCAGCTGGAATATGGGTCTAGACTAGAGCTTGAGGGCAAGCCTTGGGTTGGAGAAAGTGTTTTGGGAGTTAGGAACACATAGGTGGGAGTGGAAGCTCTAGGAGACaataaggagaaaggaaaaggagtgaGAAGAGGGCTAGGACTGAGCCTTTGAGGAGGAAGAATAGGGATCTAAGAAAGACACAGAGAATAAATGGCCAATGATGGGGGAGCAAACCAGGAGGAATCTATATGAATCCAGTGGAAGGCGGGATTTTCAAGGACAGAGTGATCAACAGTGTGAAATGTATCACAGAGATCCAGAAAAATAAGGCCTGAGAAGTGCTCATGTATCTTCTTGTTTCCATGCTCCCACAATATAGGTTGGTTATTGTATGTGTAATAACCTTTGCACATACATTTCCTACAATTAATACCTGAAGTTGTTGCTAGCAGGGTTTGGTGGATATTTGTGTCTTCTTAAGTGATGCCACCTTTCATTGGTATCTTCTGTGCTAATCTTTCCCATCCTGAATTGAGGATATTGAAAGCTCAACTATGGTTTGGGTTCCAAAATGGACTCTAAAGCATTCTTAGACTGAATGTTCAATtcgtttcctttctttctaatctTCTACCTTTCAGTCTCTATGTATGCATAgctttttttaaccttatttttaCAGATACGTGAAGGAGGCCAAAGAAGCAACTAAGAATGGAGATCTGGAAGAAGCACTTAAACTTTTCAACTTGGCAAAGGACATTTTTCCCAACGAAAAGGTGATGAGCAGAATCCAAAAAATAGAGGAAGCCTTGGAGGAGTTGGCAGAACATGGAGATGATGAATTCATAGATGTGTGCAACTCTGGCCTGCTGCTTTATCAAGAACTGCACAACCAACTATATGAGTACCAGAAGGAAGGTGTAGCTTTTCTCTATAGCCTGTATAGGGATGGAAGGAGAGGTGGCATTCTGGCAGACGATATGGGGTTAGGAAAGACTGTTCAAATCATTGCTTTCCTTTCTGGTATGTTTGATGCTTCACTTGTGAACCATGTGCTTCTTATCATGCCAACCAGTCTCATCAGTATATGGCTAAGAGAATTTGTCAAGTGGACTCCAGGAATGAGAGTCAAAACCTTTCATGGTCCTAGCAAGGATGAACGTACCAGAAACCTCTGTCGGATTCAGCAAAGGAATGGTGTCATTATCACCACATACCAAATGTTAATCAATAATTGGCAGCAGCTTTCCAGCTTGAATGGCCAAGAATTTTTGTGGGACTATGTCATCCTTGATGAAgcacataaaataaaaacctcatCTACCAAGTCAGCAATATGTGCTCGTGCAATCCCTGCCAGTAATCGCATCCTCCTCACAGGAACCCCAATCCAGAATAATTTACAAGAACTATGGTCCCTATTTGATTTTGCTTGTCAAGGGTCCCTGCTAGGAAcattaagaacttttaaaatggagTATGAAAATCCTATTACTAGAGCAAGAGAGAAGGATGCTACCCCAGGGGAAAAAGCTTTGggatttaaaatatctgaaaacttAATGGCAATCATAAAGCCCTATTTTCTCAGGAGGACTAAAGAAGAGGTACAGAAGAAAAGGTCAAGCAACCCAGAGGTCCAGCTTAGTGAAAAGAGTCCAGATGTTGGTGCCATATGTGAAATGCCTTCCCTTTCCAGGaaaaatgatttaattatttGGATACGCCTTGTACCTTTACAAGAAGAAATATACAGGAAATTTGTGTCTCTAGATCATATCAAGGAGTTGTTAATGGAGACACGCTCACCTTTGGCTGAGCTGAGTGTCTTAAAGAAGCTCTGTGATCATCCTAGGCTGCTATCTGCACGAGCTTGTGGTTTGCTGAATCTAGGAGCTGCCAAATTATCTGTTCAGGATGAAATTGAAGGGGAAGATTCCTCAGATGTGGACCATATTGATCAAATAAGTGATGATACACTGATggaagaatctggaaaaatggtatttCTAATGGACCTGCTTAAGAAACTGCGAGATGAAGGGCATCAAACTCTGGTGTTTTCCCAGTCAAGACGAATTCTAAACATCATTGAACGTCTCTTAAAGAATAGGCACTTTAAGATGCTGCGAATCGATGGAACAATTACTCATCTTGTGGAACGAGAAAAAAGAATTAGTTTATTCCAGCAAAATAAAGATTACTCTGTTTTTCTGCTTACCACTCAAGTAGGTGGTGTTGGCTTAACACTAACTGCAGCAAGCAGAGTGGTCATCTTTGATCCTAGCTGGAATCCTGCAACTGATGCTCAAGCTGTGGATAGGGTTTACCGAATtggacagaaagaaaatgttgTAGTTTATAGGCTCATCACTTGTGGAACTgtagaggaaaaaatatacagaagacaGGTTTTCAAGGACTCACTAATAAGACAAACTACTGGTGATAAGAAGAACCCTTTCCGATATTTTAGTAAACAAGAATTGAGAGAGCTCTTTACAGTTGAGGATTTTCAGAACTCTGCAACCCAGCTGCAGCTTCAGTCTTTGCATGCTGCTCAGAGGAGATCTGATAAGAACCTAGATGAACATATTGCCTTCCTGCACTCTTTGAGGATAGCTGGAATCTCAGATCATGATTTGATGTACACACGTGACCTGTCTTTTAAAGAAGAGCTTGATGTGATCGAAGACTCTCACTATATTCAACAAAGGGTTCAGAAAGCTCAATTCCTTGTTGAATCCGAGTCTCAAAATACAGAGCTCCTAATGGAAAGACAAAAACCTGGGAGTGAGGGCATCTGGCTGAGAGAACCTGTatttcaaacaaagaaaaaacgtGCCGAAGTAAATAAACCACAGCCTCAGCCTTCATCTCGTCTACCTATTTATCACACCCAGGAAGAAGAAATCAGTTCTCTAATGGCCAGCGTAATCATTGATGATCTGCCCAAAGAGGGTGAGAAAGATCTCTCCAGGATAAAGATGAATGATACCATCCCACGAGATGGTAGGCACTCATGTGTAAGTACATTTGATGATGACTTTGTCACTACTTTACCCAAGGGGTGTGGAGATGTAGAAATTTTCCCTGACTCTTTATCAGGGATGGCTGTACAAAAAGAGGCATCACAAGAGGGGTTTATGCAGGAGTCAGAGCAAGAGAGCCCTCTGGGAAGTTTTAATTATTTACCTAGCAAGTCAGTCAGAGTTGATCTTGGACCAAATCTAGATCAACTAGAGGATGATGTGATTTTACATCACTGCAATGCCTCGCCTGCTAATCCCAAAACAAAGGACTATCAAAGGCCAGAATCGAATGTATCTGTTATTAAAATAGCTGATGATGACTTAGAAGCAGCCCACAGTGCACTGCAGGATGCTCAAGCGAATGAGGCCAAATTGGAAGAGGAACCTTTAGCCTCTTCAGCACAGTATGCATGTGATTTCAATCTTTTCTTGGAAGACTCCGCAGACAAGGGACAAAATCTTTCCAGTCAGTCTTTGGAGCatgtggagaaagaaaatagctTGTGTGGCTCTGCAGCTAATTCAAGAGCAGAGTCAGTGCGTAGCAAAGCATGTCTCAGTGTGGATCTTACTGAGGAAGATGATGAGCCAGAAGAAGTAGTTAATGTGAAAGTCAGAAGAAAAGCCAGACGAATTGATTCAGATGATGAAGGTGAACATACTTTTAAAGATACTTCAAGCACAAACCCATTCAACACATCTCCCTTCCcatttttatctgtaaaacaatTTGATGCCTCAACTCCCAAAAATGACATCAGTCCACCTGGAAGGTTCTTTTCACCTAAAATATCTGACAGTATAAATAAGTCTGTAAACTCTAGAAGATCCCTGGCTTCTAGGAGGTCTCTTATTAATGTGGTTTTAGACCACGTGGAGGATATGGAGGAAAGACTTGACAATAGCAATGAAGCAAAGGTTGTTGAAGATTATCTGGAGGAAGGAGCAGAGGAAAGCAGTGATGAAGCCCCAGAGCATACAAAAGAAGATCCTTCCAGAGAAACACTGTCTTCAGAAAATAAATCCAGTAGGTTAAGTACATCTAAGCCTGGTGCTCTGGCTCAGGAGACCTCTCTGGGTGACCCTGAGCCTTTGTCTGGTGGACAGTTGGTTGACTCTCCCCAGGATGAGGCAGTGGAGGCTGTGAATGACTATGACACTCTTGTCTTGCGTGGAAAAGAACTGAAAGAGTGTGGAAAAGTACAGGAGGCCTTAGACTGCTTAGTTAAAGCACTTGACATAAAAAGCTCAGATCCTGAAGTCATGCTCATGACTTTAAGTTTATATAAACAACTTAATAAAACTTGAGAATATAACCtgttttatagtattttaaagcaaaacttgAGTATGAGGTAATTTGTTCCCATAATTGGATTCTTTTGGGAGCATGAAGCCTTCAGGCTTAAGGTGAGAGAACTCAAAAAATGAGTTTTTGTTCTaactttttttgtaaatattgtaATTACCACCTGCTCCTGCTTTCCCCCCATACATGTATTTTGGTATTCTGAGCACTAGGTTAATGTTTCTTTCCTcaaatattcttatatttttcttttaggcGTACTCTGTAAACTTAATAGAACTGTGTTATTTCTAGAGAAGTTTTTGTAACATTACTCTggccattttaaattttactctgAGAATGTCAATTTTGTATATCACAGTCCAGATATCAATAATATTAAAGTTACTTTTCTCAAGCATTTttcattcactttctttcactgagATAGTTGATATTgacaaatacatgtaaaaatcATTTAGGCAGAAGTCTGTCATTAGTATTCCAGATCTAAGACCCATTTAACATACACTAGCATATAGGCTGTTGGTTTACTACAGCCAAAGACTGGGATAAGGTACCTGGTGCTGGGCTGCTTTATCACTGGTGCCCTACCCTGGAGTCCCTTTGCAGACCATTTAGCCATCTGTCACTCATCACCACCTGAGTTCTGACATGTGCTAACACATCTTATCTTCAGGTTGTAGACTGAAAAGGAGTTTGGTTCCCTCCTAAAACATAAAGTGCAGCATAGCATTCTGTGCTCTATCACTGGAGAATTTATCAAGTACCATCTGTGTATTAGGTACTCTACATAGGTTTCTTGTTTAATCCTTACCATAATCCTTTGAGGTCAAGGGtagcatttccattttttaattgaagaaatgGCTTGGTGAGACTGTGACCCGCCGAAGATCACACAGTAAGGGGTGAAATGGATTGTTAACCATGTGTTGCCTAGTGACAAGCCACTATAACTGAGCTGCTTTTACTCACATTTCTGACACCAAATGTGGGGTTTTTCCACACCTAGCagttctccatttctttgcagaCACCAACTGGGTAttctacaattcaactcaatccTGACACTCCCTGGATTAGAGTCAAACTGCACACAGGTTTAAGGGCTCACTCCTGTAAGACTGCCCTCACATCAGATGCCAGTCACTAGTATTAGGGCCCCATGTTATCCACACTTCTCTTCAGCTTGGCTACAGATTGAGGTTTCCTGAGGATGGCTGCTTCTTCGGGTTCATTAATTTGTTTGAGTGGCTCATAGAACTTAGGAAAACCTATTATTACTGGTTTTTATAACtacaactcaggaacagccaaatgAAAGAGATGCATGGGGCAAGGTATGGAGAATGAGGTGTGTGTGAGCTGTGTCCTCTCGGCATGGTCACACTTCCAGCACCTtgatgtgttcaccaacctgaagctctctgaaccctgtcatttagaattttttttacagAGGTTTCATTGTGTAGGCATGAttgtttaaatcatttaaatctcTGGCCATTGGTAAATAACTATTTCTAGCACCCGTCTTCTCCCTAGAGGCCAGGGGGTGAGGCCAAGAGTTCCAAGCCACTAATTaagtctttctggtgaccagtccCCATCCTGAAGCTATTGAGGGGTCCCCAGCCACCAATCATATCATTAACATAAAAAAGGCCAAGTCACTGCATAGATTCCAAGGGAGCCATGTTGCCAGTAACTAGGgacaaagatatttttttttttatcacatacacatatgaaagttacatggatggaggagcctggtaggctacagtccatggggtggcaaagagttggacacgactgagcaaattcactttctttctatagtttcttttggagaaggaaatggcaacccactccagtgttcttgcctggagaatcccatggacggaggggcctggtgggctgtggtctatagggttgcaaagaatcggacatgactaagcaacacacacacatatgaaagcTACTTGTAAATGACATGTAATACAGTTACTGTTATACGTATTATGAAATATACAGATAGAAGCTTGAAAAAGATGAGCTGAAGCTTAAATAATAGGTTATCTATTGATAGTACAAAACTTTGCTCTTACCAAAAGAAATTATTACAGGTGTCCCTCAGATCCAAGGGGGATTGCTTGCAGAACTTTCTGCAGATACTAGagtccacagatgctcaagttcCTCATATAAAATGATGTAGTATTTACATATATCCTACATACATTCTCacatgaattatattttaaatcatctctagattacttataaaatACAACATAAATGTAAATTGCAAAGTTTGTAAATAAAGTATAactgctatgtaaatagttgccagtgcatggcaaattcaagttttagtttttggaactttctggaaattaaatatatttttgatctGCAGTTGTTGAATCTGCTAATGCACAACCATGGAAAGAGAGGGCCGACTTATTTTAGATAGGGTGATATGATTGAATATGTATCATTGAAAAAAATCCCACTGTTAATACTGTGTGATTCAGCAATTCATAGTCTGCATCTAACTCCAGTTCCAGTTTCCCTACAAGAACTGAATGACTGTCGTCATGCAAGTGCAACATTGGCTGTGTCCTACATCTTAAAGTTTTTCACAAACACAAATGTTCGTGAAAATTCAACTAAATTGTTCTCTCctttgatacaaaaaaaaaaggccccCACACGATTTATTTGCCTGCCAGGAGGCTTTCAGGGCCTGTGTCCACTTGATCTGAAGAGTAAGACTTAAATTCATAGATGTATTTCTCACTGAAAAACAACAGTGCTTCTTGAGTACCTATAATGACAGTTTGGTAGGGGGGAAATACATGCATATGGTAAAATGTTAAAACAGTATCTAAGGCAGGGATTTTTAAACTTAAGAATTCAGATGTCTGAAACTGGATGGGAAGAGTTacatctccccctcctcccccactacTGTACTCTATCTgaaatttaatgtttcttttcattATGAATGTTGGCAACAAAGTACAGAAATATTAGCAGTACCGCAACTTTCTCGCTAACAGAAATCACAGAGATTCCATAGTTATTGCAGCTATTTCAAAATACCACTGATATTCATCACCACAAAATCATGGTgggttttactttttaattttagccatgtaaacacatgaaaagatgctcaacatcactcattatcagagaaatgcaaatcaaaaccacaatgaagtaccattacatgccagtcaggatggctgctatccaaaagtctacaagcaatgctggagagggtgtggagaaaagggaaccctcttacactgttggtgggaatgcaaactagtacagccactatggagaacagtgtggagattccttaaaaaactggaaatagaactgccatatgacccagcaatcccactcctgggcatacacaccaaggaaaatcagatctgaaagagacacatgcaccccaatgttcattgcagcactgtttataattgccaggacatggaggcaacctagatgcccatcagcagacgaatggataaggaaactgtggtacatatacacaatggaatattactcagccattaaaaagaattcatttgaatcagttctaatgagatggatgaaactggagcccattatacagagtgaagtaagccagaaagataaagaccaatacagtataataacgcatatatatggaatttaaaaaagatggtaacgataaccctatatgcaaaacagaaaaagagacacagatgtacagaacagacttttgactctgtgggagaaggtgagggtgggatgttctgagagaatagcattgaagcaagtatactatcaagggtgaaacagatcaccagcccaggttggatgcatgagacaagtgctcagggctggtgcactgggaagacccagagggatgggatggggagggaggcaggagcggggatcagaatggggaacacatgtaaatccatggctgattcatgtcaatgtatggcaaaaaccactacaatactgtaaagtaattagcttccaactaataaaaataaatggaaaaagaattttagCCATGTCACATGGct
Protein-coding sequences here:
- the ERCC6L gene encoding DNA excision repair protein ERCC-6-like gives rise to the protein MEASRGFAEAGALSPEQAASYLRYVKEAKEATKNGDLEEALKLFNLAKDIFPNEKVMSRIQKIEEALEELAEHGDDEFIDVCNSGLLLYQELHNQLYEYQKEGVAFLYSLYRDGRRGGILADDMGLGKTVQIIAFLSGMFDASLVNHVLLIMPTSLISIWLREFVKWTPGMRVKTFHGPSKDERTRNLCRIQQRNGVIITTYQMLINNWQQLSSLNGQEFLWDYVILDEAHKIKTSSTKSAICARAIPASNRILLTGTPIQNNLQELWSLFDFACQGSLLGTLRTFKMEYENPITRAREKDATPGEKALGFKISENLMAIIKPYFLRRTKEEVQKKRSSNPEVQLSEKSPDVGAICEMPSLSRKNDLIIWIRLVPLQEEIYRKFVSLDHIKELLMETRSPLAELSVLKKLCDHPRLLSARACGLLNLGAAKLSVQDEIEGEDSSDVDHIDQISDDTLMEESGKMVFLMDLLKKLRDEGHQTLVFSQSRRILNIIERLLKNRHFKMLRIDGTITHLVEREKRISLFQQNKDYSVFLLTTQVGGVGLTLTAASRVVIFDPSWNPATDAQAVDRVYRIGQKENVVVYRLITCGTVEEKIYRRQVFKDSLIRQTTGDKKNPFRYFSKQELRELFTVEDFQNSATQLQLQSLHAAQRRSDKNLDEHIAFLHSLRIAGISDHDLMYTRDLSFKEELDVIEDSHYIQQRVQKAQFLVESESQNTELLMERQKPGSEGIWLREPVFQTKKKRAEVNKPQPQPSSRLPIYHTQEEEISSLMASVIIDDLPKEGEKDLSRIKMNDTIPRDGRHSCVSTFDDDFVTTLPKGCGDVEIFPDSLSGMAVQKEASQEGFMQESEQESPLGSFNYLPSKSVRVDLGPNLDQLEDDVILHHCNASPANPKTKDYQRPESNVSVIKIADDDLEAAHSALQDAQANEAKLEEEPLASSAQYACDFNLFLEDSADKGQNLSSQSLEHVEKENSLCGSAANSRAESVRSKACLSVDLTEEDDEPEEVVNVKVRRKARRIDSDDEGEHTFKDTSSTNPFNTSPFPFLSVKQFDASTPKNDISPPGRFFSPKISDSINKSVNSRRSLASRRSLINVVLDHVEDMEERLDNSNEAKVVEDYLEEGAEESSDEAPEHTKEDPSRETLSSENKSSRLSTSKPGALAQETSLGDPEPLSGGQLVDSPQDEAVEAVNDYDTLVLRGKELKECGKVQEALDCLVKALDIKSSDPEVMLMTLSLYKQLNKT